The following are encoded in a window of Gossypium raimondii isolate GPD5lz chromosome 13, ASM2569854v1, whole genome shotgun sequence genomic DNA:
- the LOC105783919 gene encoding uncharacterized protein LOC105783919, with the protein MTRKMVDASFLSSSSTSIYEAETEELQHMPLKPLMKNKKCLSKQLSMCETSRGMDWERRNRQVVRQERGKNTEEGPRLTAVPSLMRNRRYLSKQLSMLETSRDIAWERRRRQILRQERGKNGIAEGNGNGLTDEDLHELKGCIELGFGFNEEEGQQLCNTLPALDLYFAVNRQLSPSPVSTPHSRRSSSLSSLGGRSSSFGSPKSDQDWKICSPGEDPQQVKTKLRHWAQAVACSVMQSY; encoded by the exons ATGACAAGAAAAATGGTTGACGCCTCATTTTTATCTTCATCATCAACATCAATATATGAGGCAGAAACTGAAGAACTTCAACATATGCCATTGAAGCCATTGATGAAAAACAAGAAATGTTTATCGAAGCAATTATCCATGTGCGAGACATCCCGAGGAATGGATTGGGAGCGAAGGAACCGGCAGGTTGTCCGTCAAGAAAGAGGGAAAAACACGGAAGAAGGGCCACGGCTGACGGCGGTGCCGTCGTTGATGAGAAACAGGAGATACTTATCCAAGCAATTATCAATGTTGGAGACATCGAGGGACATAGCGTGGGAGAGAAGGCGACGCCAGATTCTTCGTCAGGAAAGAGGGAAGAATGGGATTGCGGAAGGTAATGGGAATGGATTAACGGACGAAGACTTGCATGAACTCAAAGGTTGCATTGAGCTTGGGTTTGGATTCAATGAGGAAGAAGGGCAACAGCTTTGCAATACATTGCCTGCTTTGGACCTTTATTTTGCTGTAAACCGTCAGCTTTCTCCTAGTCCAGTTTCCACGCCTCATAGCCGACGTTCTTCTTCCCTATCATCTCTAGGTGGCAGGTCTTCTTCTTTTGGAAGTCCTAAGAGCGATCAAGATTGGAAAATTTGCAGCCCAG GGGAAGATCCTCAGCAAGTGAAGACAAAGCTAAGGCATTGGGCACAAGCAGTGGCATGTTCCGTGATGCAGTCATATTGA
- the LOC105783920 gene encoding probable prefoldin subunit 4 isoform X2, whose product MQQGTGGSETEVTWEDQQNINKFGRLNNRFHELEDEIKVAKEAIDNLEDASNELILTDEEVVRFQIGEVFAHVPKEEVETRIEEMKELNSKNLEKLEEEKESVVAQMAELKKILYGKFKDSINLEED is encoded by the exons ATGCAACAG GGTACTGGAGGATCTGAGACGGAGGTTACTTGGGAGGATCAACAGAATATTAACAAGTTTGGAAGATTAAACAATCGATTTCATGAGCTTGAAGATGAAATCAAGGTTGCCAAG GAAGCAATTGATAACCTGGAGGATGCTAGTAATGAGTTGATTTTAACTGACGAGGAAGTAGTACGGTTCCAAATCGGAGAAGTCTTTGCTCATGTCCCCAAGGAGGAAGTGGAAACCAGGATAGAAGAGATGAAGGAATTGAATAGCAAGAACTTGGAAAAACTCGAGGAGGAGAAAGAGTCGGTAGTGGCACAAATGGCTGAGTTGAAGAAGATTTTGTATGGGAAGTTCAAGGACTCCATCAATCTTGAAGAGGATTAA
- the LOC105783920 gene encoding probable prefoldin subunit 4 isoform X1 — MILKGTGGSETEVTWEDQQNINKFGRLNNRFHELEDEIKVAKEAIDNLEDASNELILTDEEVVRFQIGEVFAHVPKEEVETRIEEMKELNSKNLEKLEEEKESVVAQMAELKKILYGKFKDSINLEED, encoded by the exons ATGATTTTGAAGGGTACTGGAGGATCTGAGACGGAGGTTACTTGGGAGGATCAACAGAATATTAACAAGTTTGGAAGATTAAACAATCGATTTCATGAGCTTGAAGATGAAATCAAGGTTGCCAAG GAAGCAATTGATAACCTGGAGGATGCTAGTAATGAGTTGATTTTAACTGACGAGGAAGTAGTACGGTTCCAAATCGGAGAAGTCTTTGCTCATGTCCCCAAGGAGGAAGTGGAAACCAGGATAGAAGAGATGAAGGAATTGAATAGCAAGAACTTGGAAAAACTCGAGGAGGAGAAAGAGTCGGTAGTGGCACAAATGGCTGAGTTGAAGAAGATTTTGTATGGGAAGTTCAAGGACTCCATCAATCTTGAAGAGGATTAA